Proteins from a single region of Oncorhynchus nerka isolate Pitt River linkage group LG18, Oner_Uvic_2.0, whole genome shotgun sequence:
- the LOC135561668 gene encoding sister chromatid cohesion protein PDS5 homolog A-like: MVVKTYMDMDQDSEEEKQQYLNLALHLASEFFLRNPNKDVRLLVACCLADIFRIYAPEAPYTSHDKLKDIFLFITRQLKGLEDTKSPQFNRYFYLLENLAWVKSYNICFELEDCNDIFIQLFKTLFSVINNSHNQKVQMHMLDLMSSIIMEGDGVTQELLDTILINLIPAHKNLNKQAYDLAKTLLKRTVQTIETCIANFFNQVLVMGKSSVSDLSEHVFDLIQELFSIDPLLLTSVMPQLEFKLKV, from the exons atggtgGTGAAGACCTACATGGACATGGACCAGGACAGCGAGGAGGAGAAGCAGCAGTATCTGAACCTGGCTCTCCATCTGGCCTCAGAGTTCTTCCTGAGGAACCCCAACAAGGACGTGCGTCTCCTGGTGGCCTGCTGCCTGGCTGACATCTTCAGGATCTACGCCCCTGAGGCCCCTTACACCTCACACGACAAACTGAAG GACATCTTCCTGTTCATCACCAGACAGCTGAAAGGACTGGAAGACACCAAGAGCCCACAGTTCAATAGATACTTCTACCTGCTGGAg AACCTGGCGTGGGTAAAGTCCTACAACATCTGCTTTGAGCTGGAGGACTGCAACGACATCTTCATCCAGCTCTTCAAGACGCTCTTCTCTGTCATCAA TAACAGTCACAATCAGAAGGTCCAGATGCACATGTTGGATCTGATGAGTTCTATAATAATGGAGGGAGACGGAGTCACACAGGAACTACTGGACACCATCCTCATCAACCTGATACCTGCTCACAAG aACCTGAATAAGCAGGCGTACGACTTGGCCAAGACTCTGCTGAAGAGGACCGTTCAGACCATAGAAACATGTATCGCAAAC tTCTTTAACCAGGTGCTGGTGATGGGCAAGTCTTCAGTCAGTGATCTGTCAGAACACGTGTTTGATCTGATCCAGGAGCTGTTCTCCATCGACCCTCTGCTGCTCACGTCCGTCATGCCCCAGCTAGAGTTCAAACTCAAGGTATAG